In one window of Rhodoglobus vestalii DNA:
- a CDS encoding DsrE family protein, with amino-acid sequence MSDLKIAVVIYEPITSDASRVYRGLKTALEFTQAGDDIVVVFDGSGVETLAAITAPSHKMNPLAVALKDNIRGACGFCVASHGVSDEIAAGGWNLLTEYKGEASVRNLVIEGYQILSF; translated from the coding sequence ATGTCAGATTTGAAAATTGCCGTCGTCATCTATGAGCCCATCACCTCCGACGCCTCACGCGTCTACCGCGGCCTCAAGACCGCCCTCGAATTCACGCAGGCCGGCGATGACATCGTCGTCGTCTTCGACGGTTCGGGCGTGGAAACATTGGCCGCGATCACCGCGCCCAGCCACAAGATGAACCCCCTCGCTGTGGCGCTCAAGGACAACATCCGGGGTGCTTGCGGATTCTGCGTCGCCTCCCACGGGGTCTCCGACGAAATCGCTGCGGGAGGCTGGAACTTGCTCACCGAGTACAAGGGCGAAGCGAGCGTGCGAAACCTCGTGATCGAGGGCTATCAGATCCTCAGCTTCTAA
- the phnE gene encoding phosphonate ABC transporter, permease protein PhnE: MTAPAPSVARPTKPRTNWPLWALLAAAAAMSVWSGIGIEFDLRPLFEDFGRGWFIIREFFAPNWAFIGRTIPAWTETLSIAVIASLVGCTIALVMSMLASQVTARSNWVYRSAKFVLSLVRSLPDVGYGLLLVALVGVGSLAGILALTMFNIGIVAKLTSETIDGVDPGPLEAADASGADVVQRARMAVLPQILPSYLSYCLYVFELNIRASVIIGIVGGGGIGAIIAVELSRFNYDNLSAIIVLLIVVVFAIDQFSRALRRRLV; encoded by the coding sequence GTGACTGCGCCTGCACCGTCTGTGGCACGTCCCACGAAACCCCGGACCAACTGGCCGCTGTGGGCGCTACTCGCAGCAGCCGCTGCGATGTCCGTGTGGTCGGGCATCGGGATCGAGTTTGATCTCCGCCCTCTCTTCGAGGATTTTGGACGTGGCTGGTTCATCATCCGAGAGTTCTTCGCACCGAACTGGGCGTTCATCGGCCGAACCATCCCAGCCTGGACCGAGACGCTCTCAATCGCCGTGATCGCCAGCCTCGTTGGCTGCACGATCGCGCTCGTGATGTCGATGCTCGCCTCACAGGTCACAGCGCGCAGTAACTGGGTCTACCGGTCGGCCAAGTTCGTGCTGTCCCTAGTACGTTCGCTGCCAGACGTCGGCTACGGGCTACTTTTGGTCGCCCTTGTCGGCGTCGGCTCCCTCGCCGGCATCCTCGCTCTCACCATGTTCAACATCGGCATCGTTGCGAAGCTGACGTCAGAGACGATCGACGGCGTCGATCCCGGACCGCTCGAGGCAGCCGATGCTTCCGGAGCCGATGTCGTGCAGCGCGCGCGAATGGCAGTGCTTCCGCAAATCTTGCCCAGCTATCTCTCATACTGCCTTTACGTTTTCGAGCTCAACATCCGCGCATCCGTGATCATCGGCATCGTCGGTGGCGGTGGAATTGGCGCAATTATCGCTGTCGAGTTGTCCCGCTTCAACTACGACAACCTCTCGGCGATCATCGTGCTGCTGATCGTCGTCGTATTCGCCATAGACCAATTCTCCCGAGCGCTCCGAAGGAGGCTCGTCTGA
- the phnE gene encoding phosphonate ABC transporter, permease protein PhnE translates to MTGTARRGTVRPTQPSKLRYTLAQLTVLAIIIVCVVVVDARWGRLIEAPPLALHYGGLMASGVVQDPFTVPYNEYWLVALELMIESLHMAWIGTLIGAALSFPLGFLAASNVAPAPVVFAVRQVLNVIRAIPELIFAIAIMMPIFGLGPLAGALAIGVGSVGTLGKLTSEVIEGVDPGPVDAVRSTGSRQVQVLRWGVLPQILPEVVAFWLYRFEINIRASAILGVLGAGGVGALLSQLFDRRLWDRIGITLVVIIVVTIIVDQVSGAIRHRIISGAPPTQGSAIV, encoded by the coding sequence ATGACCGGGACAGCTCGGAGAGGGACCGTTCGCCCCACCCAGCCGAGCAAACTTCGTTACACGCTTGCGCAGCTCACGGTGCTCGCCATCATCATCGTCTGCGTCGTCGTCGTCGATGCCCGGTGGGGGCGACTGATCGAAGCTCCGCCGCTGGCCCTCCATTACGGCGGGCTGATGGCGTCAGGAGTGGTGCAGGACCCGTTCACAGTTCCGTACAACGAATACTGGCTCGTCGCGCTCGAACTCATGATCGAGTCCCTGCACATGGCCTGGATTGGCACACTCATCGGCGCTGCACTCTCGTTTCCGCTCGGCTTCCTAGCCGCGTCGAACGTCGCGCCCGCACCCGTCGTCTTCGCCGTTCGCCAGGTTCTCAACGTCATCCGGGCGATTCCGGAGCTTATCTTCGCGATCGCCATCATGATGCCGATCTTCGGTCTCGGACCACTCGCCGGTGCGCTGGCCATCGGTGTCGGGTCGGTCGGCACGCTAGGCAAGCTCACGAGTGAGGTGATCGAGGGGGTCGATCCAGGTCCGGTGGATGCCGTGCGCTCGACCGGCAGCAGGCAAGTCCAGGTGCTGCGCTGGGGGGTGCTCCCACAGATCCTCCCCGAAGTTGTCGCCTTCTGGCTTTACCGGTTCGAGATCAACATCCGCGCGAGTGCCATTCTCGGTGTACTCGGCGCCGGCGGAGTGGGTGCGCTGTTGTCGCAGCTATTCGACCGGCGGCTCTGGGACCGGATCGGGATCACGCTCGTGGTGATCATTGTGGTGACCATCATCGTCGACCAGGTCTCCGGTGCCATCCGCCACCGGATCATCTCCGGGGCCCCGCCAACACAGGGTAGCGCGATCGTCTGA
- the phnC gene encoding phosphonate ABC transporter ATP-binding protein, producing the protein MIRFTDVSVRYANGVLGLDGINLEIPDGQFVVVVGLSGAGKSTLVRSINALVPTTSGELMVSGQRVDGASKRSLRELRSRVGMIFQSFNLVTRTTVLKNVLVGRLHATPTLLSIFGIYRPADVELAFEALERVGIVEKAYTRASQLSGGQQQRVAIARVLAQQPNVILADEPVASLDPPTANMVMRDLQRINRDLGITTVVNLHFLDLARGYAERIIGMREGRIVFDGPPDEADDEVFAQIYGRSLTADDILPTGQDVSNREGVDGTGDEELS; encoded by the coding sequence GTGATCCGCTTCACTGACGTCTCGGTACGGTACGCGAACGGAGTGCTCGGTCTCGACGGGATCAACCTCGAGATCCCTGACGGCCAGTTCGTCGTCGTCGTCGGGCTCTCCGGTGCCGGCAAATCGACCCTTGTGCGCTCGATCAACGCTCTCGTGCCAACAACATCGGGTGAACTCATGGTGTCCGGGCAGCGTGTGGACGGCGCGTCCAAGCGGAGTTTGCGCGAACTACGGTCCCGGGTGGGGATGATCTTCCAGTCATTCAACCTCGTGACGCGCACGACGGTGCTCAAGAACGTGCTGGTCGGCCGACTACATGCGACTCCGACCCTGCTGTCAATTTTTGGCATCTACCGGCCCGCCGATGTCGAACTCGCGTTCGAGGCACTTGAGCGTGTGGGGATCGTCGAGAAGGCATACACGCGTGCGTCGCAACTCTCGGGCGGCCAGCAGCAGCGCGTCGCGATCGCGCGGGTCCTCGCCCAGCAGCCGAATGTGATCCTCGCCGACGAACCGGTGGCATCGCTCGACCCGCCAACGGCCAACATGGTCATGCGCGACCTGCAGAGGATCAACCGCGACCTCGGAATCACGACCGTCGTCAATCTCCACTTCCTTGACCTCGCCCGCGGTTATGCCGAACGCATCATCGGCATGCGCGAGGGACGCATCGTGTTCGATGGACCTCCGGATGAAGCAGACGACGAAGTGTTCGCCCAGATCTATGGTCGATCGCTCACCGCAGACGACATCCTGCCGACCGGGCAGGACGTAAGCAACCGTGAGGGCGTCGACGGCACGGGCGACGAGGAGCTGTCGTGA
- a CDS encoding TetR/AcrR family transcriptional regulator — MESMIAAPVPSARARLLASASHLFHKHGINATGIDLVVRGAGVAKASLYNNFAGKEALVVAYLEEELSGWVDRARALDEPRCPPRERVAALFEALAVSVESHTFYGCPFTNAVIELPECVSVRQVADRYRDVVRTHISGLVQEAPGATIVSRLVLLYDGAITAAKVARDAVLVREAGAMAQELV; from the coding sequence ATGGAATCTATGATTGCAGCGCCGGTGCCCAGCGCGCGGGCGCGCCTCCTCGCATCCGCTAGTCACCTTTTCCACAAACATGGCATCAACGCCACGGGAATCGATCTCGTCGTTCGTGGCGCGGGAGTGGCGAAGGCCAGCCTTTATAACAACTTCGCCGGCAAGGAGGCGCTCGTGGTGGCGTACCTGGAGGAAGAACTCAGTGGATGGGTCGATCGCGCCCGGGCGCTGGATGAACCCCGGTGCCCTCCGCGGGAGAGGGTCGCTGCTCTCTTTGAAGCTCTCGCGGTCTCCGTGGAATCGCACACTTTTTACGGTTGCCCCTTCACGAATGCGGTGATCGAACTTCCGGAATGTGTCTCGGTACGGCAGGTCGCGGACCGTTACCGTGATGTGGTTCGCACGCACATTTCCGGCCTTGTTCAGGAGGCTCCGGGCGCCACCATCGTTTCCCGCCTCGTTCTGCTCTATGACGGGGCCATCACCGCAGCGAAGGTCGCCCGTGACGCCGTCCTGGTTCGCGAAGCGGGCGCCATGGCGCAGGAACTCGTTTAG